The Paramisgurnus dabryanus chromosome 3, PD_genome_1.1, whole genome shotgun sequence genome includes a window with the following:
- the LOC135768464 gene encoding uncharacterized protein, whose translation MEVKEESQAEVDEKHQIVKINHNVSQKVTLKTEDIKCENSFREDERPADHKRTRSEEKPLTCQQCGKSFRTKDNLKAHMMIHTGEKRHVCHHCEKSFTTAGNLKKHLRIHTGEKPYTCQRCGKCFSFVSNLKVHARIHTGEKLFVCQECGKSFITAAELKVHMRSHTGEKPYTCHQCGKSFFAKSYLKIHARIHTGEKPYRCHECEKCFRSKSNLITHKKIHKGEKLHTCLQCGKCFSMEHHLKKHMITHSEKKPHACSQCEKSFIDKRGLEAHMRRHTGEKPYICCQCEKSYISERNLKTHMKVHPEGKPFTCQHCERGFTMKAHLNAHVRIHTGEKPFTCQHCGKSFTVKGTLNTHMRIHTR comes from the coding sequence ATGGAAGTGAAAGAGGAGAGTCAAGCTGAAGTGGATGAGAAACAtcagattgtaaaaataaaccataatGTTTCACAGAAAGTAACTTTGAAGACAGAAGACATAAAGTGTGAAAATAGTTTCAGAGAAGATGAACGCCCTGCAGATCACAAGAGGACTCGCAGTGAGGAGAAACCTTTAACATGTCAacaatgtggaaagagttttagaaCAAAAGATAACCTTAAAGCACACATGatgattcacactggagagaaacgaCACGTGTGCCATCActgtgaaaagagttttacaacTGCAGGTAACCTTAAGAAACATTTgaggattcacactggagagaaaccttacacttgtCAACGATGTGGAAAGTGTTTCTCTTTTGTAAGTAACCTTAAGGTACACGCgaggattcacactggagagaaactaTTTGTGTGCCAagagtgtggaaagagttttattaCTGCAGCTGAACTTAAGGTACACATGAGgtctcacactggagagaaaccttacacttgtcatcaatgtggaaagagtttcttTGCTAAAAGTTACcttaaaatacatgcaagaattcacactggagagaaaccttacagaTGCCATGAATGTGAAAAATGTTTCAGAAGCAAAAGTAACCTGATAACACACAAGAAAATTCACAAAGGAGAGAAACTTCACACGTGTCTTCAGTGTGGAAAGTGTTTCAGTATGGAGCATCACCTTAAGAAACACATGATAACTCACAGTGAAAAGAAACCTCACGCATGTtctcagtgtgaaaagagtttcatAGATAAACGTGGACTTGAGGCTCACATGAGAAgacacactggagagaaaccttacatatGCTGTCAGTGTGAAAAAAGTTATATAAGTGAAAGAAATCTTAAGACACACATGAAAGTTCACCCTGAAGGAAAACCGTTCACTTGTCAACACTGTGAAAGGGGTTTTACAATGAAAGCTCACCTTAATGCACAtgtgagaattcacactggagagaaaccattcaCTTGTCAAcactgtggaaagagttttacagTAAAGGGTACCCTTAACACACACATGAGAATCCACACTCGATAG
- the LOC135768974 gene encoding uncharacterized protein, whose translation MMEVKEESQAEVDEKHQIVKINHNVSQKETLKTEDIKCENRFSEDERPADHKRTHSEKKPFTCQQCGKSFTFQSNLSRHKKAHMGKQHACQHCNKSFPDTTKLKIHMMSHTGEKPFTCHLCGKSLRTNTTLKGHMMIHTGEKPHVCHQCGKSFITAGELRKHMRTHTGEKPFTCQQCGKSFRRKECLNIHVRIHTGQKPFMCHQCGKSFRRKAHLNNHVMIHTGEKPFKCHQCGKSFTFTSGLKIHMRIHTGDKAHVCHQCGKSFETASNLNRHLRSHTGEKPYSCQQCGKSFTFQSNLNRHMKTHSGEKTDVCHQCGKSFATASNLNRHLRIHTGEKPFTCQQCGKSFTFQSNLNRHMKTHSGEKPHTCHHCDKSFPDTSKLKKHMRTHTGEKPYTCHNCGKSFSVESNLKVHARIHTGEKPFTCHECEKSFKTKTNLNTHMRIHT comes from the coding sequence ATGATGGAAGTGAAAGAGGAGAGTCAAGCTGAAGTGGATGAGAAACAtcagattgtaaaaataaaccataatGTTTCACAGAAAGAAACTCTGAAGACAGAAGACATAAAGTGTGAAAATAGATTCAGTGAAGATGAACGCCCTGCAGATCACAAGAGGACTCACAGTGAGAAGAAACCTTTcacatgtcaacagtgtggaaagagtttcacttTTCAATCGAACCTTAGCCGGCACAAGAAAGCTCACATGGGAAAGCAACACGCGTGCCAGCATTGTAACAAGAGTTTCCCAGATACAACTAAACTTAAGATACACATGATgtctcacactggagagaaacctttcacatgtcatctgtgtggaaagagtttgAGAACAAATACTACCCTTAAAGGACACATGatgattcacactggagagaaaccacacGTGTGccatcagtgtggaaagagttttataaCTGCAGGTGAACTTAGGAAACACATGAGgactcacactggagagaaacctttcacatgtcaacagtgtggaaagagtttcagaagAAAAGAGTGCCTTAACATACATGTGAGGATTCACACTGGACAGAAACCATTTATGTGccatcagtgtggaaagagtttcagaagAAAAGCTCACCTTAACAACCATGTGatgattcacactggagagaaaccattcaAGTGccatcagtgtggaaagagtttcacatTTACAAGTGGACTTAAGATACACATgaggattcacactggagatAAAGCACATGTGTGccatcagtgtggaaagagttttgaAACTGCAAGTAACCTTAACAGACATTTGAGAAGTCACacaggagagaaaccttactcttgtcaacagtgtggaaagagtttcacctTTCAGTCAAACCTTAACCGCCACATGAAAACTCACAGTGGGGAAAAGACAGACGTGTGccatcagtgtggaaagagttttgcaACTGCAAGTAACCTTAACAGACATTTGAgaattcacaccggagagaaacctttcacgtgtcaacagtgtggaaagagtttcacctTTCAGTCGAACCTTAACCGCCACATGAAAACTCACAGTGGGGAAAAGCCACACACGTGCCATCACTGTGACAAGAGTTTCCCAGATACAAGTAAACTTAAGAAACACATGAGgactcacactggagagaaaccttacacttgtcacaactgtggaaagagtttctctGTTGAAAGTAACCTTAAGGTACATGCaaggattcacactggagagaaaccgttCACATGCCAtgagtgtgaaaagagtttcaaAACTAAAACTAACCTTAACACACACATGAGAATCCACACTTGA